In Miscanthus floridulus cultivar M001 chromosome 5, ASM1932011v1, whole genome shotgun sequence, one genomic interval encodes:
- the LOC136451554 gene encoding histone H4, translated as MSGRGKGGKGLGKGGAKRHRKVLRDNIQGITKPAIRRLARRGGVKRISGLIYEETRGVLKIFLENVIRDAVTYTEHARRKTVTAMDVVYALKRQGRTLYGFGG; from the coding sequence ATGTCAGGGCGCGGCAAGGGCGGCAAGGGCCTGGGCAAGGGCGGCGCGAAGCGTCACCGGAAGGTGCTCCGCGACAACATCCAGGGGATCACGAAGCCGGCGATCCGGAGGCTGGCGCGGAGAGGCGGCGTGAAGCGCATCTCCGGGCTCATCTACGAGGAGACCCGCGGCGTGCTCAAGATCTTCCTCGAGAACGTCATCCGCGACGCCGTCACCTACACCGAGCACGCGCGCCGCAAGACCGTCACCGCCATGGACGTCGTCTACGCGCTCAAGCGCCAGGGCCGCACCCTCTACGGCTTCGGCGGCTAG
- the LOC136449539 gene encoding probable staphylococcal-like nuclease CAN1 isoform X3 — translation MGNSIYQFLCGLCAPSSSEHGLHGAHPAVAALGRDILSFQGTSQVPDDLSRHVVSSKKAQANWYKKLLVAWKKARPPPKTPEEAAAFVVQTLKNHQKADVEGLLSFYGLPHPNAAAGAPAAPPPPKPQGAKFELHTLPIDPKSVADGDTVNVYVDTADPREAVPREVQKAAAERAKARAAKNYQKADALQKIIVDAGYRPVPNARGEEVLAKKYRIRLRGIDAPESAMPYGKEAKEALLKLVQGKSLKVYVYDEDRYGRCVGDIYCDGVFVQTRDVFRFLGS, via the exons ATGGGCAACAGCATCTACCAGTTCCTGTGCGGCCTGTGCGCGCCCTCGTCGTCGGAGCACGGGCTCCACGGCGCGCACCCCGCCGTCGCCGCGCTCGGCCGCGACATCCTCAGTTTCCAGGGCACCTCGCAG GTTCCGGACGACCTGAGCCGGCACGTCGTCTCCTCCAAGAAAGCGCAGGCGAATTG GTACAAGAAGCTGCTGGTGGCATGGAAGAAAGCCCGACCGCCTCCGAAGACACCTGAGGAAGCCGCGGCCTTCGTTGTGCAGACACTCAAGAACCATCAGAAAGCAGACGTGGAG GGCCTGTTGTCTTTCTACGGCCTGCCGCATCCGAACGCGGCAGCAGGCGCACCCGCTGCTCCTCCACCGCCCAAGCCTCAGGGCGCCAAGTTCGAGCTGCACACGCTCCCC ATTGACCCCAAGTCTGTAGCCGACGGCGACACGGTCAACGTGTACGTCGACACGGCGGACCCCCGGGAGGCCGTGCCCCGCGAGGTGCAGAAGGCTGCGGCGGAGCGGGCCAAGGCGCGGGCCGCCAAGAACTACCAGAAGGCCGACGCGCTGCAGAAGATCATAGTCGACGCAGGATACAG GCCGGTTCCTAACGCGAGAGGCGAGGAGGTGCTAGCGAAGAAGTACAGGATCAGGCTGAG GGGTATCGATGCGCCCGAGAGCGCGATGCCATATGGCAAGGAAGCCAAAGAGGCGCTGCTCAAGCTTGTCCAGGGGAAGAGCTTGAAGGTCTACGTGTATGACGAGGACCGGTACGGTAGATGCGTTGGAGACATCTACTGCGACGGCGTATTTGTGCAG